In the genome of Hyalangium ruber, the window CCTGCTGCTGGTGGACCCCGAGTCGTCGTTGGCCCCCGACGCGAAGCTGCTGCAGGGGCATCTGCTGCTCAAGCTGCAGCAGTACGAGGAGGCCACCACCACGTACCAGGGCGTCATCGACACGTACGGCCCGGTGCGCAACAAGCTCGACGAGCTGCTCTCCCGCACGATCGACCCGGTCGCCTACTTCGACAACCTGCTGAGCCGCAACGAGCGGACGCTCGACCTGAGCGTGCTGCTTCCGCCGGTGGCGCTGCGCTACGCGCAGACGCAGGAGCAGGTCGCGGGCGCCGTGGCGCTGGTGAACGACCTGGAGAGCGGCCGCAAGGGCGTGGGCGAGGCGCGGGCGCTGGCCACGCGCATCCTCCAGGCGCTGGAAGAGCGCGGGCTGGAGACGTTCCCCGAGCTGCAAGAAGGCTACACGCGCGCGGACGCGGTGGAGAGCGGCCTTACGCGCGTGGAGCAGGTGCTGGTGGCGGTGGAGTCCTCGGCGGTGCTGGAGCACCTCACGAGCGAGGAGCGCAAGAAGCTGGAGGCGGTGCGCGAGGAGCGCGAGGCCCTGGCGCGACGCTTTGCCCTGCTGCCCACCACGCAGCGCGAAGTAGAGGAGCGGCGCCAGCGGATGCAGGCGCGCGTGGACGAGCTGGACCGCGAAGCCTTCCGGCTGGGCTACGAGCTGCAGAGCCTGCGCGCCGTGGCCACCGCGGTGCGCAAGTGGGTAGAGGACACGCGCGCCGAGCGCAACACCCCGCCCGAGGAGGAGGTGGCCTTCCTCGGCCAGCTCCAGGCCGAGGCGGACACGCTGGAGGGGCTGCAGAGCGAGCTGGAGCACACCCGGCTCAAGCTGGCCGACGAGCGCAACGCCGTGGCCACCTCCGTGGGCGGCGAGGAGCTCATCCGCCAGCAGTTCTACGAGGTGCTGCAGCGCGAGCACCTGCTGGTGGCCTCCTTCGCGGGGCGCCTGCCCGACGATGTGGCGGCGCTGATGACCCGCCTGCAGCAGGTGCGCGAGCGCACGGACGCGCTGCGCACCCGGGTGACGACGGCCAAGGGGCAGCTCCGCGCCCAGCTCGAGCGCCGAGGCCGCGTCATCCGCGACAAGGTGCAGGCCGAGCAGGCCCTGCTGGGGCAGTACGACACGGAGGTGGCCGCCGTGTCCGGGCAGGCACGCAACCTCGTGGGCCGCATCGCCTTCGACAGCTTCCGCCGGGTGCGGCAGCAGTTCTACGACCTGGTCCTCAAGGGCGACGTGGGCATGGTGGACGTGGCCTTCACCCGCAAGCAGGACAAGACGGTGGAGATCCAGAAGCTGTCGGCGCAGAAAGACAAAGAGCTGCGCGAGCTGGAACGGGACTTCAAGGAAGTCCTCAAGGACGTTGAATAGCGATGCGCCGCCTGTTGCTCACGCTGCTGACGCTGACGCCCCTGCTCGCCGCCGCCCAACAGCCGGCCGCGACGCAGGAGAGCGCCGCGTCACTGCCGAAGCCCTCGTCCGCGCCCAAACCCACCCCGGGGCGCTACCTGGAGGGCATGGGCCGCACTCCCGAGGAGGAGGCGCTGCTGCAGGACATCAGCCGCGCCATGCAGGCGTATGAGGAGGAGTCGCGCGAGTACCGGCGCGAGGTGCAATTGCTGGTGGAGCGCAAGTACGAGGAGAAGCGCAACACGCTGGCCTCCTCGTACGAGAAGGCCATCAGCGATCTGGAGCTCACCGAGCGCAAGGAGCGCCTGGACGCCATCGCCCGCTTCGAGGAGTTCCTGCGCCGCTACCCGAAGGAGCCGCGCTACGCGCCGGACGTGATGTTCCGCCTGGCGGAGCTCTACTACGAGCGCTCCAGCGACCAGCACCTGGCGGCCCTGCGCGCCCACGAGGAGAAGCTCCGGGCGCTGGCCGAGAACGCGGAGGCCCCACCCGAGCCGGCGGTGGACTTCGCCCCGTCCATCGCCCTGTACTGGCGGCTCATCGCCGACTTCCCGGACTACCGGCTCAATGACGCCGCCTGGTACCTGCTGGGCTACTGCCAGGAGAAGCAGAACCAGTTCGACGAGAGCCGGGCCACGTACCAGGAGCTGATCGCCCGCTACCCCAAGAGCCGCTTCGCCACCGAGGCCTGGGTGCGCATCGGCGAGTACTGGTTCGATTCCTACAGCGATCCGTTCGCGCTGCCCAAGGCCGCCGAGGCGTACGAGGCCGCCACGAAGGACACCACCCACCCGCTCTACGACAAGGCGCTCTACAAGCTGGGGTGGACGTACTACCGCCTGGACCGCTTCGACGACGCGGTCGAGAAGTTCCTCACGCTCGCCGACTTCTACGAGGCGCAGAAGGAGCTCCAGGGCGAGGAGGGCGGCGGCGGAGACCTGCGCGAGGAGGCGCTCCAGTACGTGGCCATCTCGCTGGCGGATGAGACCTGGGGCGGCATGGCCAAGGCCCAGGCCCTGTTCTCCCAGCGGGGCGCGCGTCCCTACGAGGCGGAGGTCTACCGGCGCCTGGGCAATGTCTGGTTCGACCAGACGAACCACACCGCCGCCATCGAGGCGTACCAGGTGGTGCTACAGAAGGATCCGCTGGCCAAGGACGCGCCGCAGGTCCAGCAGAAGATCGTCCAGGCGTACGAGCGGGACCGGAAGATGGCCGAGTCCTACGCCGCGGCGTCCCAGCTGGCCGAGGTCTATGCGCCGGGCGGCGCCTGGTACAAGGAGCACGCGGGCGAGCCGGACGTGCTGGCCACCGCCGACGACCTGGCGGAGAAGAGCCTCTACAACACCGCGCTCTACCACCACCAGCAGGCGCAGGTGTTCAGCAAGGAGGGCAAGCTCGAGCAGGCCATGGTGGGCTACCAGGTGGCCGCCCGCGCCTACGGCGCCTATCTGGAGCGCTTCCCGCGCACCAAGGGCTCGTACGAGATGCGGTACTACTACGCCGAGTGCCTCTACTACTCGTTCCAGTTCGCGCTGGCGGCGCGCAACTACGAGGAGGTGCGCGACTCGCGGCTGGACGAGAAGTTCCGCAAGGACGCGGCCTTCAGCGCCGTCACCTCCTGGCAGCAGCAACTGGCGGCGGACCTGAAGGCTGGCACGGTGAAGGAGTACAAGCCCCTGCGCTCCACCGAGCGGCCCGAGGGCGAGGCCGTGCAGGTCATCCCCCTGGCGGCGACCGAGGCCCACCTGGTGTCGGCCTCGGATGCATACGTGAAGCTGCTGCCCCAGGACGAGAAGAGCCCGGGCATGGCCTACAAGGCCGCGGAGCTGTTCTACGCGCACAACGACTTCCCCGAGGCGCGCCGGCGCTTCGAGGCCATCGTGAAGAGCTACCCGAAGAACGAGGTGTCCAAGTTCTCCACCAACTTCATCGTGGAGAGCTTCCTCATCGACAAGGACTGGCGCAGCGTCGAGGAGGTCAGCGGCAGGCTCGCCGCGAACAAGGACGTCATCGATCCGTCCAGTGAGCTCTACAAGGACCTGGTGAAGTTCAAGCTCGCCGGCCGCTTCAAGCTGGCCGACCAGCTCATGGCCGAGGGCAAGTACGAGGAGGCCGCCAAGAAGTACATCCTCCTGGTGGACGAGGCGCCACGCCACGAGTTCGCCGACAAGGCGCTCAACAACGCCGCGGTCTGCAACGAGAACACCCGCCGATTCGACTCGGCGCTCAAGCTGTACGAGCGCATCTTCCGCGAGTACCCCACCTCCACCCTGGCCGACGCGGCGCTGTTCCGCGTGGCGGTGAACGCCGAGCAGTCCTACGACTTCGAGAAGGCGGTGGTCAGCTACCAGAAGCTGGTGAAGGACTACCCGGCCTCGAAGAACCGCGAGGCGGCGCTCTTCAACGCCGCGCGCCTGCTCGAAGGCCAGCAGCGCTACGCCGAGGCCGCCGGCGCCTTCCTGCGCTACGCGGACCTGTTCCCCAACGCCGAGGACGCACCGAAGAACCAGTACCGCGCCGCCCTCATCTACGAGAAGCAGGAGGACTGGCGGGGGCAGATCCGCGCCCTCAAGGAGTTCGTCGACAAGTACGCCAAGAAGCCCGCGCAGGTGGAACTGGTGGTGGACGCCCAGCGTCGTATTGGCGATGCGCACAAGAAGCTGGGAAACGAGAAGGAGGCCGAGCGCGCGTGGGCCGCCGCCGCCGATGAGTTCGATCGTCGCAAGCTCAAGCCGGATGCCCAACCGCTGGCCGCAGACGCGGCCGCCTACAGCCGCTTCCAGCTCGCCGAGCTGGAGCTGCAGACGTTCGACAAGTTGAAGATCAGCGGCTCGGGCAAGGCGCTGGAGCGCAGCTTCACCGCCAAGCGCAGCGCGGTGAAGACCGTCAACGAGGCCTACGCCAAGGTCTACCCGTACAAGCGCCTGGAGTGGACGCTGGCGGCCCTCTACCGGCGCGGCTACGCCCTGGAGCGCTTCGCCACCACCGTCATCGAGACGCCCGTGCCGGCGGACGTGAAGCGCCTGGGCGAGGAGGCCGTGGTGGCCTACCAGGACATGGTCGCGCAGCAGACGGCGACCCTGGAGGACGCGGCGGTGGAGAGCTACACGACCACCCTCCAGGAGGCGCGCAAGAACCGCGTCTCCAACGAGTGGACGCGGCGCACGCTCGAGGCGCTCAACCGCTTCCGCCCCAAGGAGTACCCCGTGCTCAAGGAGCCCAAGGAGGCCATCGCCTTCGAGGGCACCTACCCCGAGGGCATGGTGGGCAGCCTCCTCGGGCCGCAGCGCGTCGAGGAACAGGCCCCGCAGAAGCTCAGTGGTGGAGGTGACAAGTGAGCGCGTCCCGCCTGCTGACCGCCTGCCTGGCCCTGCTGCTGGGTGGCGCCTGCGCTTCCACGCCCAAGCCCGCGCCCACGCCTCCACCGGCGGAGAGCGCCGCCACGAGCACCCCCGCGCCCACGGAGAGCGCGCCCACTCCGGGAGCCGCTCGCCCCTCCGAGCCTGCCACCTCCGGCGGCGCCCAGGTGGTGAAGACGGTACCCGCACCATCGGCCACGCCCTCGGTCGAGCCGAGCCCTGCCCCTCCCCGGCCGCAGGCCACGGGCGCGCGGGGAGACTTCGAACGCGCGGTGGAGATCGCCCGACGCGGAGAGCTGGAGGCCGCCGAGCGGGGCTTGGAGGCCCTGCTGGAGGCCAACCCCAAGCTGGACTACGCCTGGACGAACCTGGGCGTGCTGCGCGAGCGCAAGGGCAAACCGGAGGAGGCTGAGCGCGCCTACCGCAAGGCCCTGGAGCTCAAGCCCGAGCAGGAGTCCGCCTGGGACTTCCTCACCCGGCTCTACTGCCGCACTGGCCGCGCCTCGCGCATCGAGGCCGAGCTGCGCCAGAAGCTGGAGGCCAAGGCCGACTCCGCGAGCATGCGCACCTCCCTGGCCCTGGCCCTGCTGCACCAGCAGAAGCTGGAGTCGGCCGCCACCGAGGCCAAGCGCGCCCTCAAGGTGGAGGAGCGCTACGTGAAGGCCATGCAGGTGCTCGCGCAGGTGTACTACCGCGAGAAGAAGTTCGAGCTGGCCCGCATGGTGCTGGAGAACGCCCGCGCCATCGACACGCAGGACGCGGCCACCCACAACGCGCTGGGCCTGGTGCAGCTGGCCCTCAAGGCCCGCCCCCTGGCGCTGGAGAGCTTCAAGCAGGCCGCGCAGCTGCGCCCGGACTTCGCCGAGGCGCGCAACAACTTCGGCGCCATGCTCAACGAGGCCCAGGACTACCCAGCCGCCATCACCGAGCTGGAGGCCGCCGTGCGCTCCGCGCCGGACTTCGCCTCCGCCCGGCTCAACCTGGGCAACGCCTACCGGGGCACCGGGGATTTCGTCCGCGCCAAGGACGAGTACGGGCAGGTCATCAAGCTCCAGCCCCAGCTGGCCGACACCTACTTCAACCTCGCCATCCTCTACCTCGACCTGGAGCCGCAGGGCATGGACACCCTGGAGCGCTTCAAGGCGGCCATCACCTGGTTCGAGCAGTACAAGGGCAAGGGGGGCAAGGACGAGCGCGTGGAGCAGTACGTCAAGGACGCCCAGAAGGGCATCGACAAGGAAGAGCGTCGGCGCGAGCGAGAGAAGCGCGATCAGCTCCGCAAGGCCCAGAAGGCCGAAGAGGACCGCAAGAAGGCCGAGGAGGAGGCGAAGCAGGCCCAGCAGGCCGCCCCCTCGCCCTCCGAGCCGGCGACCGCCACGGCGACACCGGACAAAACGTCCACACCTCCCAGCACACCCTCTGCCACCCCTACCCCGGGCTCGGGTAAGCTGACCTCCGACGATAAGTAGAGGCCCCGCCCATGCGCACCTTCCTCGCACTCCTTCTGATGATGGCCGCCCCCGCGCTCGCGCAGGACTCGGGCGACGCCCAGGGTGCCAAGAAGAAGAAGGTCATCCGCCTGGATGCCCTCACCGTCGAGGGAAAGATCCAGAAGCCCCAGGCCTTCTACATCCTCCAGCGCTCGAACCTGAACTTCGAGGAGCTCAACCGGCCCGAGAGCTTCGTTCCCAAAGTCGTCCAGAGCGTGGACAAGCAACCTTTCTAGGGCGGCCCCAGAAAACCATGGCTTCACCCCAGTCCCAGCCCAGCAAGTTGTTGCGCGTCGGCATCATCCAGGCCGACCGCATCCTCGAGGAGCGTCACGTCCTCCGGGACGACGTCACCATCGGCCACGACGCGAAGAACACCATCGTCCTGCCGCCCTCCGACGACCTGCCGGCCAAGTTCGCCCTCTTCGAGAACCGCAACAACCAGTACCAGCTCGTCTTCGACGACACGATGCAGGGCCGGGTGAACCTGGGCTCCTCGGACGTGGACTTCGACCGGCTGCGCAAGCAGGGCCTGGCCCAGGAGCGCGGCACCAACTACGTGCTGCCCCTGCAGGAGAGCGCCCGCGGCAAGGTGGACCTGGGCGACCTGACCCTCTTCTTCCAGTTCGTCTCGCCCGTGCCCGAGGCGGACAAGCCCAAGCTGCCGCCGGACGTGTCCGCCGGCTTCTGGAAGGGCCTGGACCGCACCTTCTTCCTCATCCTCGGCGTCTCCCTCTTCCTGCACTTCGCGTGGGGCGCCTACGTCTTCGCCGCCCAGCCACCGCCCGAGCCCGAGCTGACGCTGGACGAGCTGGAGGACCGCTTCGTCCGCGCCGACATCATCCCCAAGCAGCCGCCCAAGCAGGAGCAGGTGGCCGAGGCCCCCCAGGCCGAGGAGAAGCAGCAGGCCAAGGAGGACAAGAAGGATCCGAGCGAGGCCAAGCCCGCCGAGAGCAAGTCCGCCGACCCCGCGGAGCGCAAGGCGGAGGTCATCAAGAAGGTGTCCGGCAAGGGCCTGCTGAAGATCCTCGGCTCCTCGGGCGACGGCAGCGGCGGTGCGTTCGCGGACGTGCTCGGCGGCAGCACTGGCGGCGGAGAGATCGCCGAGGCGCTCGCGGGCGCCGGCGGCGTGGGCGTGGCCACCGCGGAGTCCATCGGCGCTGGAGGCCCCAAGGGCGGCGGCGCGGGCCAGGTGGCCGGCATCGGCGAGCTGGGCACCAGCGGCGGCGGCAAGGTGGACCTGGGCGCCAAGAAGGAGACCGCTGTCTCGGGACGGGTGAGCGACTCGACCCCCGAGGTGGAGAGCTCGGACGTGGATCGCGACGCGCTGACGCGCTACGTGAAGGCGCGCCTGAAGGCCATCCAGGGTTGCTACGAGAAGGAGCTCAAGCGCAACCCCAACCTCAAGGGCAAGGTGGTGGTGCGCTTCAGCATCATGCCCTCCGGCCGCACCGGCAACATCGACGTGGAGGAGAACACGCTGGGCAATGACGCGGTGGGCAGCTGCATCCGCACCGTCATCCGCAGCTGGGTGTTCCCCTTCAAGCCGGACGACGAAGTGCCTGTCGCCTACCCCTTCGTCTTCTCTCCCGCGGGGTAGCTCCCAGAGAGGGGCAGCATGGAGAAGCTGGACGTCATCACCGCTTCGCCGCTGTTCGAGATGCTCTCCCAGGAAGAGCTGGCGCACCTGGCCGAGCTCGCCGGGCAGCGCCGCTACGCCGCCGGCGAGGTCATCTTCGAGGAGGGAGCGCTGGGCGACAGCCTCTTCGTCATCGTCAAGGGCGAGGTGGAGGTGGTGCATCGCGAGGGTGACGCGGTGCGCCCCATCACCGTGCTCACCTCGCCAGCCTTCTTCGGGGAGATGAGCGTCAT includes:
- a CDS encoding tetratricopeptide repeat protein, with the protein product MNASDPRVLFLSAVLSLAPAARPALAAPETVEVRASRDVKRQLEQVDKQLQNADENIRFVETQFTQRPEPSDEEAKLRRFSDGEIQYLLGDWTAASVLFYDLVSDPRFRAHALYPDALFYLSDSLLEQQNYIGARLYLRELLSLPPTDRYKDALSRYLNVASRLNQFDGIDDYIAQARKLSGGQLPPELAYVYAKWLFRRADLKNEERIARAREAFEPLMRSNIRLVRLQSAYHLGVLSVQAGDLKDAIERFRELASLPVNVPEEVRIRELTNLSLGRLLYETGNLDEALDRYQQIPGESESFVDSLYEVSWTYVKKGDFSRAKNAIDILLLVDPESSLAPDAKLLQGHLLLKLQQYEEATTTYQGVIDTYGPVRNKLDELLSRTIDPVAYFDNLLSRNERTLDLSVLLPPVALRYAQTQEQVAGAVALVNDLESGRKGVGEARALATRILQALEERGLETFPELQEGYTRADAVESGLTRVEQVLVAVESSAVLEHLTSEERKKLEAVREEREALARRFALLPTTQREVEERRQRMQARVDELDREAFRLGYELQSLRAVATAVRKWVEDTRAERNTPPEEEVAFLGQLQAEADTLEGLQSELEHTRLKLADERNAVATSVGGEELIRQQFYEVLQREHLLVASFAGRLPDDVAALMTRLQQVRERTDALRTRVTTAKGQLRAQLERRGRVIRDKVQAEQALLGQYDTEVAAVSGQARNLVGRIAFDSFRRVRQQFYDLVLKGDVGMVDVAFTRKQDKTVEIQKLSAQKDKELRELERDFKEVLKDVE
- a CDS encoding tetratricopeptide repeat protein, with product MRRLLLTLLTLTPLLAAAQQPAATQESAASLPKPSSAPKPTPGRYLEGMGRTPEEEALLQDISRAMQAYEEESREYRREVQLLVERKYEEKRNTLASSYEKAISDLELTERKERLDAIARFEEFLRRYPKEPRYAPDVMFRLAELYYERSSDQHLAALRAHEEKLRALAENAEAPPEPAVDFAPSIALYWRLIADFPDYRLNDAAWYLLGYCQEKQNQFDESRATYQELIARYPKSRFATEAWVRIGEYWFDSYSDPFALPKAAEAYEAATKDTTHPLYDKALYKLGWTYYRLDRFDDAVEKFLTLADFYEAQKELQGEEGGGGDLREEALQYVAISLADETWGGMAKAQALFSQRGARPYEAEVYRRLGNVWFDQTNHTAAIEAYQVVLQKDPLAKDAPQVQQKIVQAYERDRKMAESYAAASQLAEVYAPGGAWYKEHAGEPDVLATADDLAEKSLYNTALYHHQQAQVFSKEGKLEQAMVGYQVAARAYGAYLERFPRTKGSYEMRYYYAECLYYSFQFALAARNYEEVRDSRLDEKFRKDAAFSAVTSWQQQLAADLKAGTVKEYKPLRSTERPEGEAVQVIPLAATEAHLVSASDAYVKLLPQDEKSPGMAYKAAELFYAHNDFPEARRRFEAIVKSYPKNEVSKFSTNFIVESFLIDKDWRSVEEVSGRLAANKDVIDPSSELYKDLVKFKLAGRFKLADQLMAEGKYEEAAKKYILLVDEAPRHEFADKALNNAAVCNENTRRFDSALKLYERIFREYPTSTLADAALFRVAVNAEQSYDFEKAVVSYQKLVKDYPASKNREAALFNAARLLEGQQRYAEAAGAFLRYADLFPNAEDAPKNQYRAALIYEKQEDWRGQIRALKEFVDKYAKKPAQVELVVDAQRRIGDAHKKLGNEKEAERAWAAAADEFDRRKLKPDAQPLAADAAAYSRFQLAELELQTFDKLKISGSGKALERSFTAKRSAVKTVNEAYAKVYPYKRLEWTLAALYRRGYALERFATTVIETPVPADVKRLGEEAVVAYQDMVAQQTATLEDAAVESYTTTLQEARKNRVSNEWTRRTLEALNRFRPKEYPVLKEPKEAIAFEGTYPEGMVGSLLGPQRVEEQAPQKLSGGGDK
- a CDS encoding tetratricopeptide repeat protein, with amino-acid sequence MSASRLLTACLALLLGGACASTPKPAPTPPPAESAATSTPAPTESAPTPGAARPSEPATSGGAQVVKTVPAPSATPSVEPSPAPPRPQATGARGDFERAVEIARRGELEAAERGLEALLEANPKLDYAWTNLGVLRERKGKPEEAERAYRKALELKPEQESAWDFLTRLYCRTGRASRIEAELRQKLEAKADSASMRTSLALALLHQQKLESAATEAKRALKVEERYVKAMQVLAQVYYREKKFELARMVLENARAIDTQDAATHNALGLVQLALKARPLALESFKQAAQLRPDFAEARNNFGAMLNEAQDYPAAITELEAAVRSAPDFASARLNLGNAYRGTGDFVRAKDEYGQVIKLQPQLADTYFNLAILYLDLEPQGMDTLERFKAAITWFEQYKGKGGKDERVEQYVKDAQKGIDKEERRREREKRDQLRKAQKAEEDRKKAEEEAKQAQQAAPSPSEPATATATPDKTSTPPSTPSATPTPGSGKLTSDDK
- a CDS encoding AgmX/PglI C-terminal domain-containing protein codes for the protein MASPQSQPSKLLRVGIIQADRILEERHVLRDDVTIGHDAKNTIVLPPSDDLPAKFALFENRNNQYQLVFDDTMQGRVNLGSSDVDFDRLRKQGLAQERGTNYVLPLQESARGKVDLGDLTLFFQFVSPVPEADKPKLPPDVSAGFWKGLDRTFFLILGVSLFLHFAWGAYVFAAQPPPEPELTLDELEDRFVRADIIPKQPPKQEQVAEAPQAEEKQQAKEDKKDPSEAKPAESKSADPAERKAEVIKKVSGKGLLKILGSSGDGSGGAFADVLGGSTGGGEIAEALAGAGGVGVATAESIGAGGPKGGGAGQVAGIGELGTSGGGKVDLGAKKETAVSGRVSDSTPEVESSDVDRDALTRYVKARLKAIQGCYEKELKRNPNLKGKVVVRFSIMPSGRTGNIDVEENTLGNDAVGSCIRTVIRSWVFPFKPDDEVPVAYPFVFSPAG
- a CDS encoding cyclic nucleotide-binding domain-containing protein, coding for MEKLDVITASPLFEMLSQEELAHLAELAGQRRYAAGEVIFEEGALGDSLFVIVKGEVEVVHREGDAVRPITVLTSPAFFGEMSVIDKEYRSATLRARTDAELLQLTMKELGRFRQAHRDGFTFIVINIARILSARLREANARLAGNA